The Microcebus murinus isolate Inina chromosome 1, M.murinus_Inina_mat1.0, whole genome shotgun sequence genome includes a region encoding these proteins:
- the CGGBP1 gene encoding CGG triplet repeat-binding protein 1 encodes MERFVVTAPPARNRSKTALYVTPLDRVSEFGGELHEDGGKLFCTSCNVVLNHVRKSAISDHLKSKTHTKRKAEFEEQNVRKKQRPLTASLQCNSTAQTEKVSVIQDFVKMCLEANIPLEKADHPAVRAFLSRHVKNGGSIPKSDQLRRAYLPDGYENENQLLNSQDC; translated from the coding sequence ATGGAACGATTTGTAGTAACAGCACCACCTGCTCGAAACCGTTCTAAGACTGCTTTGTATGTGACTCCCCTGGATCGAGTCTCGGAGTTTGGAGGTGAGCTGCATGAAGATGGAGGAAAACTCTTCTGCACTTCTTGCAATGTGGTTCTGAATCATGTTCGCAAGTCTGCCATTAGTGACCACCTCAAGTCAAAGACTCATACCAAGAGGAAGGCAGAATTTGAAGAGCAGAACGTGAGAAAGAAGCAGAGGCCCCTGACTGCATCTCTTCAGTGCAACAGTACTGCGCAAACAGAGAAAGTCAGTGTTATCCAGGACTTTGTGAAAATGTGCCTGGAAGCCAATATCCCACTTGAGAAGGCTGATCACCCAGCAGTCCGTGCTTTCCTGTCTCGCCATGTGAAGAATGGAGGCTCCATACCTAAGTCAGACCAGCTGCGGAGAGCCTATCTGCCTGATGGATATGAGAATGAGAATCAGCTCCTCAACTCACAAGATTGTTGA